Proteins from one Sarcophilus harrisii chromosome 2, mSarHar1.11, whole genome shotgun sequence genomic window:
- the BMPR1A gene encoding bone morphogenetic protein receptor type-1A codes for MTQLSIYITFWGAYLLIIFYVQGQNPDSRFLHGTEMKSDQNQKKQENGVTLAPEDTLPFLKCHCSGHCPDDAINNTCITNGHCFAIIEEDDQGETTLASGCMKYEGSDFQCKDSPKAQLRRTIECCRTNLCNQYLQPTLPPVVIGPFFDGSIRWLAVLVSMAVCIIAMIIIFSCFCYKHHCKRIARSRCYNRDLEQDEAFIPVGESLKDLIDQSQSSGSGSGLPLLVQRTIAKQIQMVRQVGKGRYGEVWMGKWRGEKVAVKVFFTTEEASWFRETEIYQTVLMRHENILGFIAADIKGTGSWTQLYLITDYHENGSLYDFLKCTTLDTRALLKLAYSAACGLCHLHTEIYGTQGKPAIAHRDLKSKNILIKKNGSCCIADLGLAVKFNSDTNEVDVPLNTRVGTKRYMAPEVLDESLNKNHFQPYIMADIYSFGLIMWEMARRCVTGGIAEEYQLPYYNMVPHDPSYEDMREVVCVKRLRPIVSNRWNSDECLRAILKLMSECWAHNPASRLTALRIKKTLAKMVESQDVKI; via the exons ATGACTCAACTAAGCATTTATATCACATTTTGGGGAGCctatctgctcatcattttttatgttcAAG GACAGAATCCAGACAGTCGATTCCTTCATGGCACAGAAATGAAGTCAGACCAAAATCAGAAAAAGCAGGAAAATGGAGTAACCTTAGCACCAGAGGATACTTTGCCTTTTTTGAAATGCCACTGTTCAGGACATTGCCCAGATGATGCTATTAATAACACATGCAT aactaatGGTCATTGCTTTGCCATCATAGAAGAAGATGATCAAGGAGAAACTACATTAGCTTCAGGCTGTATGAAGTATGAAGGTTCAGATTTTCAGTGCAAG gaTTCACCAAAAGCTCAGCTACGGAGAACAATTGAATGTTGCCGAACCAATTTGTGTAATCAATATTTACAGCCTACGCTACCCCCTGTTGTCATAG gTCCGTTTTTTGATGGTAGTATTCGTTGGCTAGCTGTCCTTGTTTCTATGGCTGTGTGTATAATTGCTATGATCATCATCTTCAGCTGCTTTTGTTACAA GCACCACTGCAAAAGAATAGCAAGAAGCCGTTGCTATAATCGTGACTTGGAACAGGATGAAGCTTTTATACCAGTTGGAGAGTCATTGAAAGACCTTATTGATCAGTCACAAAGTTCTGGCAGCGGATCCGGACTTCCTTTGCTG GTTCAACGAACTATTGCCAAGCAGATTCAGATGGTTCGGCAGGTGGGAAAGGGTCGCTATGGAGAGGTGTGGATGGGAAAATGGAGAGGTGAAAAAGTGGCGGTCAAAGTATTCTTCACTACTGAAGAGGCCAGTTGGTTTCGGGAAACAGAGATCTACCAGACTGTTCTGATGCGACACGAGAATATTCTTG GTTTTATCGCGGCTGACATCAAGGGCACCGGCTCTTGGACACAGCTGTACCTGATCACCGACTACCACGAGAATGGATCTCTGTACGACTTCCTGAAATGTACCACTCTGGACACCAGGGCCCTCCTCAAGTTGGCGTATTCAGCGGCTTGTGGTCTGTGTCATCTCCACACAGAGATCTATGGTACCCAAGGAAAGCCCGCGATTGCCCACCGAGATCTGAAGAGCAAAAATATCCTAATCAAGAAAAATGGGAGTTGTTGTATCGCTGACTTGGGCCTTGCTGTGAAATTTAACAG tGATACAAATGAAGTTGATGTTCCTTTGAACACCAGAGTAGGTACAAAGCGTTACATGGCCCCAGAAGTCCTCGATGAAAGCCTGAATAAAAATCACTTTCAGCCATACATCATGGCTGACATCTATAGCTTTGGACTGATCATGTGGGAGATGGCTCGTCGCTGTGTCACAGGAG GCATTGCAGAAGAGTACCAATTGCCTTACTACAACATGGTGCCTCATGATCCTTCCTATGAAGATATGCGTGAGGTGGTGTGTGTTAAGCGACTGCGGCCCATCGTGTCTAACCGATGGAATAGTGATGAA TGTCTAAGAGCTATCTTGAAGCTAATGTCAGAATGCTGGGCTCACAATCCTGCTTCAAGACTTACCGCGTTGAGAATCAAAAAGACACTTGCCAAGATGGTTGAATCCCAAGATGTAAAGATTTGA